The Panicum hallii strain FIL2 chromosome 9, PHallii_v3.1, whole genome shotgun sequence genome has a window encoding:
- the LOC112875605 gene encoding uncharacterized protein LOC112875605 isoform X1: MGMVPNGLLPNASAGVTRRLDPERWAVAEGRTAELIARIQPNAHSEGRRLAVYHYVQRLIMNCLSCQVFTFGSVPLKTYLPDGDIDVTAFSNSEELKEIWANLVRDALEHEEKSENAEFHVKEVQYIQAEVKIIKCLVENIVVDISFNQVGGLCTLCFLEEIDNLISRNHLFKRSIILIKAWCFYESRILGAHHGLISTYALETLVLYIFHIFNNSFTGPLEVLYRFLEFFSNFDWEKFCLSLWGPVPISSLPDMTAEPPRKDCGELLLNKSFLDTCSSAYGVVPHTQDNQGQPFVSKHFNVIDPLRANNNLGRSVSKGNFFRIRSAFAYGAKRLGKLLECPKEDLIAELNLFFTNTWIRHGSGSRPDVPTPSLVDVQPLKVVPSVVSNSYKSVTAFKKKVENPKLLANQYNLRADQDNLTEVGHSYPYPSSQSIQKSELHCRNLPRTVNPSVSHAQHQKVYSAQGNAEVSEHLERNNSAGLMQGERDKRVPNGLNVDDRSGQNGPRFARSRSSPELTDSSVEGFRGRAINVVGMEPLKVDYSSRRNIVVPEVSSNHSTKSSQDESMSSLNSSHPSAKAVSDSHSVSSSYREDNGFVMNEELPSVSESSNMRHDEQVLVNLMESMKLHGFNGQIQLPMPIPSNLSAAHSNILSPTVFSQKHLAGVPPTNLIGAPWLPNMQFLRGFVQPPTQCIHNPNFAPNVEDGIESEKPIASDASHDAGNTWHEYGVRYSRQFDPEARDPCIYDIDGKECSSLRNCVHGAPLERQTEFAIENNGVIDETYTSMFQHQTSREANADCSRSSGYVNVPFSHASSSTGKDLDACSWDEGTINTRRSLRDKWGKRPAFVAPGITTHSNTSWQMGNATKHLPTEVDDAPRNMTVVPIINEASEIVAVPDSFSTQSRTSQVPNDFDASQTGMPNPLFAPFLIGSPQQRQADSSGLTFVPTGPPVPFVVLPYVPRNGDGSDPQFERSEGMDQLPANIAGQHFSLLNDVHQPDPSATSSASCSTITEPSGEHKPDILNSDFISHWHNLQYGRLCQNARPLGPVLYPFPVPQMYLQGHAAWDGPGRPPAANVNWTQMVAPSQRVFPVMPLQPATERGTGVLQHYGEDAPRYRGGTGTYLPNPKVPSRDRQSNSRNYRGGYNGDRSDYSDKEGSWINSKQRNPNRSYGRSQSERSGMRSDRQANDESQPDRPRRTYRNDSYRHEASSQYLVQGQSFGSTSSMRRQGNTVHGVYTPESRASNGPSALPGPPGPPFFMVYSYEPGANHGAPLSEPIEFGSLGPLPAADGDDIPRSAHQVMQNGFYGPRHGPYRGGSSHSSPDQPSSPQPRR; encoded by the exons ATGGGGATGGTGCCCAACGGGCTCCTGCCCAATGCGTCCGCCGGGGTGACGCGGCGGCTCGACCCCGAGCGCTGGGCGGTCGCGGAGGGCCGCACGGCGGAGCTGATCGCGCGCATCCAGCCCAACGCGCACTCCGAGGGCCGGAGGCTTGCCGTCTACCACTACGTGCAGCGACTTATCATGAACTGCCTCTCGTGCCAG GTTTTTACCTTTGGGTCAGTCCCTCTCAAGACTTATTTACCTGATGGTGACATTGATGTCACTGCTTTTAGTAATAGTGAAGAATTAAAGGAGATCTGGGCAAACCTTGTCCGGGATGCATTGGAGCATGAAGAGAAGAGTGAAAATGCCGAATTTCATGTAAAAGAAGTCCAGTATATTCAGGCAGAG GTCAAGATTATTAAGTGTCTTGTGGAAAACATTGTTGTCGACATCTCATTTAATCAAGTTGGTGGACTATGTACACTTTGTTTTCTTGAAGAG ATCGACAACTTGATCAGCCGAAATCATTTATTCAAGCGGAGTATCATATTGATAAAGGCATGGTGTTTCTACGAGAGTCGTATTCTTGGAGCTCACCATGGTCTTATATCTACTTACGCATTGGAGACGCTGGTTCTGTACATATTTCATATATTCAACAATTCTTTTACTGGACCTCTTGAG GTTTTGTACCGTTTCTTAGAATTTTTCAGCAACTTTGATTGGGAGAAATTTTGTTTGAGCTTGTGGGGCCCAGTTCCTATAAGTTCACTCCCAGATATGACTG CGGAACCTCCGCGGAAGGATTGTGGTGAATTGTTGCTGAACAAGTCCTTCCTGGATACTTGTAGTTCTGCGTATGGAGTTGTGCCTCACACCCAGGATAATCAGGGTCAACCATTTGTTTCCAAACACTTCAATGTTATTGATCCTTTACGTGCAAACAATAATCTTGGAAGAAGTGTCAGCAAAG GCAATTTCTTTAGAATACGCAGTGCTTTTGCATATGGGGCGAAAAGGCTTGGAAAGTTACTTGAATGTCCAAAAGAAGATTTAATTGCTGAATTGAATCTATTCTTCACAAATACATGGATAAGACATGGGAGTGGAAGTCGTCCTGATGTGCCTACCCCAAGTCTGGTTGATGTGCAGCCTCTGAAAGTTGTTCCTTCTGTAGTGTCAAACAGTTACAAAAGTGTAACAGCATTCAAGAAAAAAGTTGAAAATCCTAAGCTTCTTGCTAATCAGTATAATCTTCGTGCGGATCAAGATAATCTTACTGAAGTTGGTCACAGTTATCCTTATCCTTCTTCTCAGTCAATTCAGAAAAGTGAACTACATTGTCGTAATCTGCCAAGAACAGTCAATCCTTCCGTTTCTCATGCTCAGCACCAGAAAGTTTACTCAGCACAAGGAAATGCTGAGGTCTCTGAACATCTTGAAAGAAATAACTCAGCTGGATTGATGCAAGGTGAAAGGGATAAGAGAGTGCCAAATGGTCTCAATGTCGACGACAGAAGTGGGCAAAACGGGCCTAGATTTGCAAGAAGCCGATCTAGCCCTGAACTAACAGATTCTTCTGTTGAAGGATTTCGTGGTAGGGCGATAAATGTGGTTGGTATGGAACCCTTGAAGGTTGATTACAGCAGCAGAAGAAATATCGTGGTTCCAGAAGTGTCTAGCAACCATAGCACTAAGTCTTCACAGGATGAATCAATGTCTTCCTTGAACTCATCTCACCCTAGTGCAAAGGCAGTTTCTGATTCACATAGTGTTTCCAGCAGCTATCGTGAAGATAATGGTTTTGTGATGAATGAAGAACTTCCTTCTGTCTCCGAATCATCGAATATGCGCCATGATGAACAAGTTCTGGTTAATTTAATGGAATCCATGAAGTTGCATGGATTCAATGGACAGATTCAATTGCCAATGCCAATACCTTCTAATCTGTCTGCAGCGCATTCTAATATACTGTCTCCAACAGTTTTTTCACAAAAGCATCTGGCTGGGGTTCCTCCAACTAATTTAATTGGGGCACCATGGTTACCCAATATGCAGTTCCTCCGTGGATTTGTTCAACCACCAACCCAATGCATACACAATCCAAATTTTGCACCGAATGTTGAAGATGGTATTGAGAGTGAGAAGCCTATTGCATCAGATGCAAGTCATGATGCTGGCAATACTTGGCATGAGTATGGTGTTAGATATTCTAGACAGTTTGATCCTGAAGCGAGAGATCCTTGCATCTATGATATTGATGGCAAGGAATGCTCCTCTTTGCGCAATTGTGTGCACGGTGCCCCCTTGGAAAGGCAGACAGAATTTGCTATTGAAAATAATGGCGTAATTGATGAAACCTATACCAGCATGTTCCAACATCAAACAAGTAGAGAAGCCAATGCAGATTGCTCTAGGAGTAGTGGTTATGTGAATGTTCCTTTTTCACATGCCAGTTCATCCACAGGCAAAGATCTGGATGCATGTTCGTGGGATGAAGGGACTATAAATACAAGAAGATCATTAAGAGACAAATGGGGAAAAAGACCTGCTTTTGTGGCACCAGGCATAACCACGCATAGCAATACCAGTTGGCAGATGGGAAATGCCACTAAGCATCTCCCAACTGAAGTTGATGATGCCCCCAGGAATATGACAGTGGTACCAATCATTAATGAAGCTTCTGAGATAGTAGCAGTGCCTGATTCTTTTTCAACGCAATCAAGAACTAGTCAAGTACCAAATGATTTTGATGCATCACAAACCGGCATGCCTAATCCACTATTTGCTCCTTTTCTTATTGGTTCCCCACAGCAGAGGCAAGCTGATAGCTCTGGACTGACTTTTGTTCCAACAGGTCCACCAGTTCCATTTGTTGTGCTCCCATATGTTCCTAGGAATGGCGATGGTTCTGATCCCCAGTTTGAGAGAAGCGAAGGAATGGATCAGCTTCCTGCCAATATTGCGGGTCAACATTTTAGTTTGCTCAATGATGTTCACCAACCAGATCCCAGTGCTACCTCATCAGCATCATGCAGTACTATCACTGAGCCGTCCGGGGAACACAAGCCTGACATCTTGAACAGTGATTTCATTAGCCATTGGCACAATTTACAGTATGGCCGACTCTGCCAGAATGCCCGTCCCTTAGGTCCTGTTCTATACCCTTTTCCGGTTCCACAAATGTATTTACAGGGCCATGCTGCATGGGATGGACCTGGAAGACCACCGGCAGCAAATGTTAACTGGACGCAAATGGTGGCACCTAGCCAACGAGTATTTCCTGTGATGCCTTTGCAACCTGCTACGGAAAGAGGTACTGGCGTTCTCCAACACTATGGCGAAGATGCACCCAGATACCGTGGAGGCACAGGAACCTACTTGCCAAATCCT AAGGTTCCGTCTAGGGACCGGCAATCCAATTCAAGAAACTACAGAGGAGGTTATAACGGTGACAGGAGTGACTATAGTGACAAGGAAGGAAGCTGGATAAACTCAAAGCAAAGAAATCCAAACCGCAGCTATGGACGTAGTCAGTCGGAGAGGTCTGGCATGCGGTCTGATAGACAGGCCAATGATGAGAGTCAGCCTGATAGGCCACGGCGAACTTATAGAAATGACTCATACAGGCATGAGGCAAGCTCTCAATATCTTGTGCAGGGCCAATCTTTTGGATCCACGAGCTCTATGCGCAGACAAGGGAACACAGTGCATGGGGTTTATACACCAGAATCTAGAGCTTCAAATGGTCCCAGTGCTTTACCTGGCCCTCCAGGACCACCGTTTTTTATGGTGTACTCATATGAACCAGGCGCAAATCATGGTGCACCCTTGTCTGAACCAATTGAATTTGGTTCTCTTGGGCCACTTCCTGCAGCAGATGGTGATGACATACCACGGTCGGCACACCAAGTGATGCAAAATGGATTTTATGGGCCGAGGCATGGTCCATATAGGGGTGGTTCCTCTCATTCCTCTCCTGATCAACCGTCCTCACCTCAGCCTCGCAG GTAG